Proteins encoded by one window of Paroedura picta isolate Pp20150507F chromosome 9, Ppicta_v3.0, whole genome shotgun sequence:
- the LOC143844981 gene encoding uncharacterized protein LOC143844981, whose amino-acid sequence MIRCTLHLPPPFCSATSKSNMESSSQASSVPATGRGPTWRDAEIRDLIGIFSEEKIQDAFQSSHRNREVFEQVAIKMRALGHNRTGLECRSKTKTMRAEYMRAVNHNKGSGNEKVTCPYFEEQRQLYGDGEGSGRPKRVGRSLKVVRKPAAPVEEPPAEEDPGEGTSSSFRPPPPVQQRAAESVTLDLIAIVPGEPEEAPEQTPLASETQLPGTGPLESPAAPDVDSDSGASTNIDFIPGTQEEEQPRVLGPPARRRRIQIQDEVLSDEEEEPPLAPGSPPPRGALPAEERLTRERGRLRRVSVLTSVGERLLEHCYEESRRAAAADQAMLTLIAQEGRKLRAVLRETNQILREGVEEVRLIRRLMERAVAVMERAYPPQIAPPPPPTPTPPLPAPTPPTPSQNASTQTRRRTILGKRKIKPADKYSPS is encoded by the exons atgatccgttgcaccctgcacctcccaccaccattttgctcagctactagcaaaagcaacatggaatcgtcttctcaagcctcgtccgtccctgcaaccggccgtggcccaacttggagggacgcggagatcagggacctgatcgggattttctcggaggagaaaatccaggacgcgttccagtcctcccacaggaatagggaggtttttgaacaagtggctattaagatgcgcgccctgggccacaacaggaccggccttgaatgccggtcgaagaccaagacaatgagggcagagtacatgagagccgtgaaccataacaagggttccggcaacgaaaaggtgacctgcccctacttcgaggagcagcgccagctgtacggggacggggaaggatccggcaggccgaagcgcgtcggccggagccttaaggtggttcggaagccggctgccccggtcgaggaaccacccgctgaggaggatcccggcgagggaacctcctccagctttcgccctccaccccccgtccagcaacgagccgcggaatcggtaacgctggacctgatcgccatcgttcctggggagccagaggaggctcctgagcaaacgccccttgcctccg agacacagttgccagggacggggcccctagagtctccagcagcacctgacgtggatagtgattcgggggcatcaactaacattg atttcatacccggaacacaggaggaggaacagcctagggtgcttggacctcctgcccggcgcaggcggatacagattcaagatg aggttctttcagatgaggaggaggaaccacccctggctccaggcagcccaccacctagaggtgcgctcccagcagaggagaggcttacgagggaacgcggcaggctgaggcgcgtctccgtcttgacaagcgtgggagagaggctccttgagcactgctatgaggagtcacggcgtgccgcggccgctgaccaagccatgctcacactcattgcccaggaggggagaaaattgagggcagtccttagagagacaaaccaaatcctacgcgaaggcgtggaggaggtgcgtctgataaggagactcatggagagggctgtagcggtcatggaaagggcctaccctccacaaatcgcccccccaccaccacccacaccaacaccaccacttccagcacccaccccaccgactccctctcagaatgcctccacccaaacaagaaggaggactattctcggaaagagaaaaataaaaccagcagacaagtactccccctcctag